The Verrucomicrobiota bacterium genomic sequence TTTGCGTCCGGTCTTGGGGAAGACGCGAAGGAGGGAGAAACTGCGTCCGTCCCGTGAGAATCGGTCCACAACTGTGAACGCGGTCAAAGCAGAAACGCCATCTGCTCGCACGCAGTTCTTTATGGCGACCTGGCTTGCCATATCCTTCCCCAATGGCGCGTCAATGAATCCGCTCTCCTCCGCCACCGTGCCATGCACGATCGCGAGATATTCTTTGTAAACGCCGTTGTTTTCCCAAACTTTGCCCAGGATCCCGGCGGCCTGCGGATTCTTCGCGACCATCACGATGCCGCTGGTTTCGCGATCGAGCCGGTTCACCATATGAGGACGCGATCCGGGTCCCAGATACGCACGCGCGAGACTGATCAAGCTGGAGTAACCGTCCGCCTTGGTCGGATGGCAAACCAGCCCAGCCGGCTTGTTCACGACAAGCAGGTCCGGATCCT encodes the following:
- a CDS encoding RluA family pseudouridine synthase, with the protein product MTRVPKEQEAQVLERQKSLQVFDWTLINRRREIILPHADSPMEWRFEILHEDPDLLVVNKPAGLVCHPTKADGYSSLISLARAYLGPGSRPHMVNRLDRETSGIVMVAKNPQAAGILGKVWENNGVYKEYLAIVHGTVAEESGFIDAPLGKDMASQVAIKNCVRADGVSALTAFTVVDRFSRDGRSFSLLRVFPKTGRKHQIRVHLAHSGHPIVGDKLYGGNEYLYLAFVKGILTPFDWDHLILPCHALHASTLRFRWNQSEMCFNALPERWFMEFLEIQFGQSAS